A genome region from Alteripontixanthobacter maritimus includes the following:
- a CDS encoding type III PLP-dependent enzyme, which produces MHIQSDARSVVAALAPDEPVILNRPHAAARAARFFAEKFPGRSLYAVKANPSPDLLKVLWDNGITHYDVASLAEVRQTRAALPDAELCFMHPIKTTRAIAEAYHQHGVNTFSLDSDEELEKIVESCRDTQGNPAKDLKLLVRMRVSSEYAQLSLASKFGVDLADAAPLLQRTRQHCDWLGVCFHVGSQAMTPFAYVQALERVRAAIVEAAVTVDIIDVGGGFPSIYPDMDPPPLEDYFDVIFRASESLPISYSSELWCEPGRALAAEYSSLIVRVDRRRGENLYINDGAYGALFDAAHVDWRFPVAALDSGLTRPPAEFSFYGPTCDDADYMKGPFLLPEDIQAGDYIEIGMLGAYGAVMKTGFNGFGAAEHITVTDEPMASLYRGDRPDPRASDNVVSLR; this is translated from the coding sequence TTGCACATCCAATCTGACGCCCGGTCCGTAGTTGCGGCGCTTGCGCCCGACGAACCTGTCATCCTCAATCGTCCGCACGCAGCCGCCCGCGCCGCGCGTTTTTTTGCGGAGAAATTTCCCGGACGCTCGCTCTATGCGGTGAAGGCGAACCCGTCGCCTGACCTCCTGAAAGTGTTGTGGGACAACGGCATCACGCATTACGACGTGGCCTCGCTCGCCGAAGTGCGCCAAACGCGTGCGGCGCTGCCCGATGCAGAACTGTGTTTCATGCATCCAATCAAGACGACCCGCGCGATTGCAGAGGCATACCACCAGCACGGCGTGAACACCTTCAGCCTCGACAGTGACGAGGAGCTGGAGAAGATCGTGGAATCCTGCCGCGATACGCAAGGTAATCCGGCCAAGGACCTCAAGCTGCTTGTACGTATGCGCGTATCGAGCGAGTATGCGCAGCTATCGCTGGCCAGCAAGTTCGGCGTCGATCTTGCCGACGCTGCCCCGTTGTTGCAGCGAACCCGCCAGCATTGCGACTGGCTGGGCGTGTGCTTCCACGTCGGCAGCCAGGCCATGACGCCGTTCGCCTATGTGCAGGCACTGGAACGCGTGCGTGCTGCCATCGTCGAGGCGGCCGTCACCGTGGACATTATCGATGTGGGCGGCGGCTTTCCCAGCATCTATCCCGATATGGACCCGCCCCCGCTGGAGGATTATTTCGATGTGATCTTCCGCGCCAGCGAAAGCCTGCCGATCTCTTATTCCAGCGAGTTGTGGTGCGAGCCGGGGCGCGCGTTGGCGGCGGAATACTCTTCCCTCATCGTGCGGGTCGACCGGCGGCGCGGGGAAAATCTGTATATCAACGACGGCGCATATGGCGCGTTGTTCGATGCCGCCCATGTCGACTGGCGTTTCCCGGTTGCCGCGCTGGATAGCGGCCTGACGCGGCCGCCCGCGGAGTTCAGTTTCTACGGGCCGACCTGCGATGATGCCGATTACATGAAAGGGCCGTTCCTGCTGCCCGAGGACATTCAGGCCGGCGATTACATCGAAATAGGGATGCTGGGTGCCTATGGCGCGGTGATGAAGACCGGCTTCAACGGTTTCGGGGCCGCCGAACACATTACGGTGACTGATGAGCCAATGGCCAGCCTCTATCGCGGGGACCGGCCCGATCCGCGCGCCAGCGATAATGTAGTCAGCTTGCGATAA
- a CDS encoding putative bifunctional diguanylate cyclase/phosphodiesterase has product MNNLKKAPVEDDEDAAIAAAEALAAAPAAQLNRQTVLDEYEKVGLGWVWATDAAGRLVYLSDKALDNLGHDDGVLHGKPFDALFEIDTEIETERTARPLTFQLKARTKIRDQVVRFSHETSAQNVRQKWWSISGYPLIDDAGNFAGYRGSARDVSAEYERKLIDSKLADFDSLTGLANRHNMNRHLDGRMAGGKSSGRTCALMMLDLDKFKHVNDTLGHQAGDSLLCQVAERLTAIAGKRGMVCRLGGDEFQVMLPDIDDRGELGEMADKIIQILSQPYPIDDKRAIIGASVGIAIAPFDGDTREDLIRAADLSLYAAKNGGRGQFRFYAADLKDEEQERQTMLDDLRLALEAEQLELYYQPVVKIENSTVVCLEALMRWEHPERGFVSPAVFIPVAEDSDLINGLGEWALRKACETALDWPKTVRVAVNVSAVQFANPGFPAVVANVLAQTGIEPDRLELELTESVFVGDTDAAEKTFKTLKGLGVRLALDDFGTGYSSLSYLRSAPFDKIKVDRSFVTSCTQQDKNSAKIIAAIVGLSNALNMETTVEGVEAFDQLDVVKQNGARMVQGYIYARPMPAEKVAERLASGDFRIEPEGPEQFRPDRRSVFRRIGIIHEEYYYDAVMRDLSRTGSGIEGLVGVPVGADLVLDLGGGQLIVCKVARSRGSEIGVEFESELVSDGAGGLCTRHRLSPYVLAQAGLPSAPGEGEVKANEGIKPAFMQVAVGASAKPASN; this is encoded by the coding sequence TTGAACAATTTGAAAAAAGCGCCCGTTGAAGATGACGAGGATGCAGCTATTGCTGCTGCCGAAGCGCTTGCCGCTGCGCCTGCTGCACAACTCAATCGCCAGACTGTTCTGGACGAGTACGAAAAAGTAGGCCTCGGATGGGTGTGGGCGACCGATGCTGCCGGACGACTGGTCTATTTGTCGGATAAAGCCCTCGATAATCTCGGGCATGATGACGGCGTGTTACACGGCAAACCATTCGATGCACTGTTCGAAATCGATACCGAGATCGAAACGGAACGCACAGCGCGCCCGCTTACCTTCCAGCTTAAGGCGCGGACCAAGATACGCGATCAGGTCGTCAGGTTCTCTCACGAAACTTCGGCGCAGAACGTGCGGCAGAAATGGTGGTCCATTTCGGGTTATCCCCTGATCGACGATGCCGGCAATTTTGCAGGCTATCGGGGAAGCGCCCGCGATGTATCGGCCGAGTACGAACGCAAACTGATCGACAGCAAGCTGGCGGATTTCGATTCCCTCACCGGGCTTGCCAACCGCCATAACATGAACCGGCACCTTGACGGCCGGATGGCGGGCGGCAAATCGTCCGGGCGTACATGCGCGCTGATGATGCTCGACCTCGACAAGTTCAAACACGTCAATGACACGCTGGGCCACCAGGCCGGCGATAGCCTGCTGTGCCAGGTCGCCGAAAGGCTAACCGCCATTGCCGGCAAACGTGGGATGGTCTGCCGGCTTGGCGGAGACGAGTTTCAGGTCATGCTGCCGGATATCGACGATCGCGGCGAATTGGGCGAGATGGCGGACAAGATCATCCAGATCCTGTCACAACCCTATCCGATCGACGACAAGCGCGCGATCATCGGCGCTTCGGTCGGCATCGCCATCGCCCCGTTTGATGGTGATACGCGCGAGGACTTGATCCGCGCCGCCGATCTGTCGCTCTATGCCGCCAAGAATGGTGGCCGCGGACAGTTCCGTTTTTATGCTGCGGACTTGAAGGACGAAGAGCAGGAACGCCAGACCATGCTCGACGATTTGCGTCTGGCGCTGGAGGCAGAGCAACTAGAACTGTATTACCAACCTGTCGTAAAAATCGAAAACAGCACCGTCGTCTGCCTCGAAGCACTAATGCGCTGGGAGCATCCCGAACGCGGCTTCGTCAGTCCCGCTGTGTTCATCCCGGTCGCCGAAGACAGCGACCTCATCAACGGTCTTGGCGAATGGGCGCTGCGCAAGGCCTGCGAAACCGCATTGGACTGGCCCAAGACAGTGCGCGTGGCGGTCAATGTTTCAGCGGTCCAGTTTGCCAATCCCGGTTTCCCTGCCGTGGTCGCAAATGTCCTGGCCCAAACAGGCATAGAACCCGACCGGCTAGAGTTGGAGCTAACCGAAAGCGTATTCGTCGGTGACACAGATGCTGCAGAAAAAACCTTCAAGACTTTGAAGGGGCTTGGCGTCCGTCTGGCGCTGGACGATTTCGGGACCGGTTATTCCTCACTCAGCTATTTGCGTTCGGCGCCGTTCGACAAGATCAAGGTCGATCGCAGCTTCGTCACCAGCTGTACCCAGCAAGACAAAAACAGCGCCAAGATCATCGCCGCCATCGTCGGCCTTTCGAATGCGCTTAATATGGAAACCACTGTCGAGGGTGTCGAGGCGTTCGATCAGTTGGATGTGGTCAAACAAAACGGCGCACGCATGGTCCAGGGGTACATCTACGCCCGCCCCATGCCTGCCGAAAAGGTCGCGGAACGGCTGGCAAGCGGCGACTTCCGGATCGAACCCGAAGGGCCGGAACAGTTCCGCCCGGATCGCCGCTCCGTCTTCCGCCGCATCGGGATCATTCACGAGGAATATTATTACGACGCCGTGATGCGCGATCTGTCGCGCACCGGCTCGGGGATCGAAGGGTTGGTGGGCGTGCCGGTTGGGGCCGATCTCGTGCTCGACCTGGGCGGCGGACAGCTGATCGTTTGCAAAGTTGCGCGGTCGCGCGGATCGGAGATCGGAGTGGAATTCGAATCCGAACTGGTCAGCGACGGGGCCGGCGGTCTTTGTACTCGGCACCGGCTATCACCCTACGTGCTGGCGCAGGCCGGCCTTCCCAGCGCGCCGGGCGAAGGCGAAGTAAAAGCCAATGAAGGCATCAAACCAGCCTTTATGCAGGTGGCTGTGGGAGCGAGCGCCAAGCCGGCTTCCAACTAA
- the hemA gene encoding 5-aminolevulinate synthase produces MNYDSIFDKAIDRLHAEGRYRVFIDILRNKGAYPNARCFHGHNGPKPITVWCSNDYLAMGQHPKVIGAMEEALHDVGAGSGGTRNIGGNTHYHVQLEDELADLHGKDAALLFTSGYVSNDATLSTLAKLLPGCLIFSDELNHASMIAGIRNSGCEKRVFRHNDMAHLEELLAAEDPATPKVIAFESVYSMDGDVAPIHEICDLADEYNALTYIDEVHAVGMYGPRGGGISERDEAADRIDIIEGTLGKAFGVMGGYIAADKRVVDCIRSYAPGFIFTTSLSPALVAGVLASVRHLKNHSEEREAQQENAATLKRILTDAGLPVMPSTTHIVPLMVGDPVRAKKISDILLAEYGVYVQPINFPTVPRGTERLRFTPGPAHTEAMMRELVDALVEIWDRLEMELRQAA; encoded by the coding sequence ATGAATTACGATTCCATCTTCGACAAGGCGATCGATCGCCTCCATGCCGAGGGGCGCTACCGCGTCTTCATCGATATTTTGCGCAACAAGGGCGCATACCCCAACGCACGGTGTTTCCATGGTCACAACGGGCCCAAGCCCATTACCGTCTGGTGCTCGAACGACTACCTCGCCATGGGCCAACATCCCAAGGTAATCGGTGCCATGGAAGAGGCGCTGCACGATGTGGGCGCCGGTTCGGGCGGAACCCGAAACATCGGTGGTAACACGCATTACCATGTGCAGCTGGAAGACGAGCTGGCTGATCTGCATGGCAAGGACGCGGCCCTGCTGTTTACCAGCGGATATGTGTCCAACGATGCGACGCTTTCGACGTTGGCCAAACTGCTTCCCGGTTGCCTGATATTCTCCGATGAATTGAATCATGCCAGCATGATTGCCGGCATCCGCAACTCCGGCTGCGAGAAACGAGTGTTCCGCCATAACGACATGGCACATCTGGAAGAATTGCTGGCTGCGGAAGACCCCGCCACGCCCAAGGTCATCGCTTTCGAAAGCGTATATTCGATGGATGGTGATGTCGCGCCGATCCATGAAATCTGCGATCTTGCGGATGAGTATAACGCACTGACCTACATCGACGAGGTTCACGCCGTGGGCATGTACGGCCCGCGCGGCGGCGGAATTTCCGAGCGCGACGAGGCAGCGGACCGGATCGACATCATCGAGGGCACCCTTGGCAAGGCGTTCGGTGTGATGGGCGGTTATATCGCGGCCGACAAACGCGTAGTGGATTGCATCCGCAGCTATGCGCCGGGCTTCATTTTCACCACTTCGCTGTCCCCAGCGCTGGTTGCAGGTGTGCTGGCATCGGTCCGCCACTTGAAGAACCACAGCGAGGAACGCGAGGCGCAGCAGGAAAATGCGGCCACCCTGAAGCGTATACTGACCGATGCCGGTCTGCCGGTCATGCCGTCGACTACGCATATCGTACCACTGATGGTCGGTGATCCCGTGCGCGCTAAAAAAATCAGCGATATCCTGCTCGCCGAATACGGCGTGTACGTGCAGCCCATCAATTTCCCAACAGTGCCCCGCGGAACGGAGCGGTTGCGCTTCACACCCGGCCCCGCCCATACCGAGGCGATGATGCGCGAACTGGTCGACGCACTGGTTGAAATCTGGGACCGGCTGGAAATGGAATTACGCCAGGCGGCCTGA
- the murI gene encoding glutamate racemase — translation MSETAPILVFDSGVGGFTVLAEIRKLLPDAPIVYAADTAGLPYGDKGEAEITARVAGMLGRMTERFAPRLACIACNTASTIALGMARDVLDLPIVGTVPAIKPAAAMTETGTIGLLGTAATIRQPYVDQLEADHAVGKTLLRHAAPELVELAEAKMCGERVSVDDVLDAAKGLVLQPCGADIDVVVLACTHFPLLTAELAEALGKHIAFIDGAEGIARRVADLTKGQTFRRVGDDRFIVTGPLDRVANLAPALARYGLGPPERL, via the coding sequence ATTTCCGAAACTGCCCCCATCCTGGTTTTCGATTCCGGTGTCGGCGGCTTCACTGTCCTGGCTGAAATCAGGAAATTGCTGCCGGACGCGCCCATCGTCTACGCTGCCGATACGGCCGGTCTGCCCTATGGCGACAAGGGCGAAGCAGAGATTACCGCGCGCGTTGCCGGCATGTTGGGGCGGATGACCGAACGCTTCGCGCCCCGGCTGGCCTGCATCGCCTGTAACACCGCGTCCACCATCGCCTTGGGCATGGCGCGCGACGTGCTGGACCTGCCGATCGTGGGAACGGTCCCGGCGATCAAGCCTGCCGCCGCGATGACCGAAACAGGCACTATCGGATTGCTCGGCACGGCCGCTACCATTCGCCAGCCCTATGTCGATCAGCTGGAAGCCGACCACGCAGTCGGCAAGACGCTGTTGCGCCACGCGGCGCCCGAACTGGTGGAACTGGCGGAAGCAAAGATGTGCGGCGAACGCGTGAGCGTCGACGATGTGCTGGACGCGGCCAAGGGGCTGGTGCTGCAACCGTGCGGCGCTGACATCGATGTGGTGGTCCTCGCCTGTACCCACTTCCCGCTTCTGACAGCCGAATTGGCGGAAGCCCTCGGAAAGCACATCGCATTCATCGACGGAGCGGAAGGTATCGCGCGCCGTGTAGCCGACCTGACGAAAGGCCAGACTTTCCGGCGCGTCGGCGATGACAGGTTTATCGTCACCGGCCCCTTGGATCGTGTTGCAAACCTTGCACCAGCGCTTGCGCGGTACGGACTTGGACCGCCAGAAAGGTTGTAA
- the plsY gene encoding glycerol-3-phosphate 1-O-acyltransferase PlsY, producing MDIEMLYAAALGYFLGSIPFGLLLTKAAGLGDVRSIGSGNIGATNVLRTGNKGLAAATLLLDLFKGFLPVFLAWQWFPDWVGLTAVFAILGHCFPVWLGFKGGKGVATLAGVCFGIDWKVGLVYAVLWLGLLSITRISSLSGMAAAVAAPLAAWVFGFQNIALYLAVIAALILWLHRTNIGRLITGTEPKVGSGA from the coding sequence ATGGACATCGAAATGCTTTATGCCGCAGCACTCGGCTATTTCCTCGGCTCGATCCCATTCGGGCTGCTGCTGACCAAGGCGGCGGGCCTTGGCGATGTGCGCAGTATCGGTAGCGGCAATATCGGCGCAACGAATGTACTGCGAACGGGGAACAAGGGTTTGGCGGCGGCCACACTCCTGCTCGATCTGTTCAAGGGTTTCCTGCCGGTTTTCCTCGCATGGCAATGGTTTCCAGATTGGGTCGGACTGACGGCGGTGTTCGCGATCCTGGGGCATTGTTTCCCGGTCTGGCTAGGCTTCAAGGGCGGGAAGGGCGTGGCTACTCTGGCCGGGGTCTGCTTCGGTATCGATTGGAAAGTCGGGCTGGTGTACGCAGTTCTGTGGTTGGGTCTGCTGTCGATTACGCGGATCAGTTCGCTGTCGGGCATGGCGGCTGCAGTCGCGGCTCCGTTGGCGGCGTGGGTTTTCGGATTTCAGAACATAGCACTGTATCTCGCCGTTATCGCAGCGCTTATCCTCTGGCTGCATCGTACGAATATCGGCCGACTGATAACAGGCACCGAACCGAAAGTCGGCTCCGGCGCATGA
- the dprA gene encoding DNA-processing protein DprA: MSDGAALSQAEAFARIRLLRSPNIGPVSYRQLLARFGSAVSALDALPDLGKKGGRTYAPAKRDRIEREVEAVRKAGAKYLFLGTPDYPPMLAELSSAPPIVTWRGDLSLAAKPCVAMVGARNASAAAVKIAREFAGGLAEAGYTVVSGLARGIDGAAHEGALSDSSHATIGVIASGIDIAYPPQHTDLQEDIATRGLLLAEQPPGTEPRGSHFPSRNRIIAGLAAGTLVVEAAPKSGSLITARLAGEAGREVMAIPGSPLDARSQGCNHLIREGAVLVQSPEDVVELLSGFDGVPRSSFREPSEVFDYEPEELANAEPAEIGALLTTAPVSVDELIRQSGDSAAAIQLALLELEIAGRLERHAAGRVSLIA; this comes from the coding sequence ATGAGCGATGGCGCCGCGCTGTCGCAGGCCGAGGCGTTTGCGCGCATCCGGCTGCTGCGGTCCCCAAATATCGGGCCGGTGAGCTATCGCCAGTTGCTTGCCCGTTTCGGCTCGGCGGTCAGCGCGCTGGACGCCTTGCCGGACCTGGGCAAGAAGGGCGGACGGACCTATGCGCCGGCGAAGCGCGACCGGATCGAGCGCGAGGTCGAGGCGGTTCGCAAAGCGGGCGCGAAATATCTGTTTCTCGGCACACCGGACTATCCGCCAATGTTGGCCGAACTTTCCAGCGCGCCGCCGATCGTTACGTGGCGCGGCGATCTGTCGCTGGCGGCGAAGCCATGTGTCGCAATGGTCGGCGCGCGCAATGCTTCTGCCGCAGCGGTGAAGATCGCGCGCGAGTTTGCAGGCGGGTTGGCGGAGGCCGGCTATACGGTCGTATCCGGTCTGGCGCGCGGCATTGACGGCGCCGCTCACGAGGGGGCTTTGTCCGATTCAAGCCATGCGACCATCGGTGTGATCGCCAGTGGCATCGATATCGCCTACCCGCCGCAGCACACCGATCTGCAGGAAGACATTGCGACAAGAGGCTTGCTGCTGGCCGAACAGCCGCCCGGCACTGAGCCGCGTGGCAGCCATTTCCCCAGTCGCAACCGTATTATTGCAGGGTTGGCGGCAGGCACGCTGGTGGTCGAGGCCGCACCGAAATCCGGCTCGCTCATCACGGCGCGCTTGGCAGGCGAAGCGGGCCGCGAGGTGATGGCGATCCCAGGCAGCCCACTCGATGCCCGTTCGCAAGGTTGCAACCACCTCATTCGCGAAGGGGCAGTGCTGGTGCAATCTCCGGAGGATGTGGTCGAACTCCTCAGCGGGTTCGATGGGGTCCCGCGTTCAAGCTTTCGCGAACCGAGCGAGGTTTTCGATTACGAACCGGAGGAGTTGGCCAACGCCGAACCTGCAGAGATTGGCGCCCTTCTTACCACCGCGCCGGTTTCCGTGGACGAACTGATCCGCCAGTCTGGCGACAGCGCCGCCGCCATCCAGCTTGCGCTTCTGGAACTGGAGATCGCCGGACGGTTGGAACGCCATGCGGCGGGGCGGGTTTCACTCATCGCTTGA
- the topA gene encoding type I DNA topoisomerase, with the protein MQLVIVESPAKAKTIEGYLGKDFKVLASYGHVRDLPPKDGSVRPDEDFAMDWELYRDKQKRFKEISDAAKGATRLVLATDPDREGEAISWHVQELLKKRKTLPEKVDRVTFNAITKTAVTEAMKSPRGLDMDLIDAYLARRALDYLFGFTLSPVLWRKLPGAKSAGRVQSVALRLVVDREREIEAFTAEEYWSVLAKMEHDGTEFDARLVTLGGKKLARMELGDEAAAMAAKQAVVDGHFTVEDIETKPLKRNPSPPFTTSTLQQEASRKLGYSASHTMRLAQSLYEAGAITYMRTDGVQMDGSAISACRAAVSERYSGHYLPEKPRFYATKAKNAQEAHEAIRPTNFKRDKVASGDEAKLYSLIFKRAMASQMATANLERTTVTLRDGTGQTELRATGQVVKFPGFLAVYEEGRDDSKSDDDNLLPAMSKGGSPAKKAVEANQHFTQPPPRFSEASLVKRLEELGIGRPSTYASTIQTLRDRDYVRMEKNRFFAEESGRLLTAFLERFFPTYVAFDFTAGMEDQLDDVSGGRAEYKKLLEAFWKDFKPTTDEVMEQLPSEVAEALDEFLSDYLFPARADGKPARFCPLCEKEGRENGRLALRGGKYGAFVACANYPECKFTRRFAQPGADGDEGTQDEIMGKDPVTGLPVERKTGRFGPYVQLGEGKEAKRASIPKDLDDFDLEWALKLLELPRIVGEHPETGKEIEAAIGRYGPYLRHDGKYAKLTSTRDVFETGMNAAVTLLAEAANRKGGGRQKAEPIKTFKEHPTSGGEMKVLPGRYGPYVTDGTNNATIPKDMKPEDVTEAQAIQLIDDRIAKGPPKKKARKKAAPKKKPAPKKKAAGTKTATKKAAAKKPAAKKAPAKKPAAASAAD; encoded by the coding sequence ATGCAACTCGTCATCGTCGAATCGCCTGCCAAAGCCAAAACCATCGAGGGATATCTGGGGAAGGACTTCAAGGTTCTCGCCAGCTATGGCCATGTCCGCGATCTGCCGCCGAAGGATGGCAGTGTCCGTCCGGACGAGGACTTCGCGATGGACTGGGAACTGTATCGCGACAAGCAGAAGCGGTTCAAGGAGATCTCCGATGCGGCGAAGGGCGCGACGCGGCTGGTGCTCGCCACCGACCCCGACCGCGAGGGCGAGGCGATCAGCTGGCATGTCCAGGAACTGCTGAAGAAGCGCAAAACCCTGCCGGAGAAGGTCGACCGCGTCACTTTCAACGCGATCACAAAGACCGCCGTGACCGAAGCGATGAAGTCGCCGCGCGGGCTGGATATGGATCTGATCGACGCTTATTTGGCGCGTCGCGCGCTCGATTACCTGTTCGGCTTCACGCTCAGCCCGGTGCTGTGGCGCAAGCTGCCCGGCGCGAAATCGGCTGGCCGTGTACAGTCGGTCGCGCTGCGTCTCGTGGTGGACCGCGAACGCGAAATCGAGGCGTTCACGGCGGAGGAATACTGGTCAGTGCTCGCCAAGATGGAGCATGATGGGACCGAATTCGACGCGCGGCTCGTCACGCTGGGCGGCAAGAAACTGGCCCGCATGGAACTGGGTGACGAAGCCGCTGCGATGGCCGCGAAGCAGGCCGTGGTCGATGGGCACTTCACTGTCGAAGATATCGAAACCAAGCCGCTCAAGCGGAACCCGTCCCCGCCATTCACGACCAGCACCCTGCAGCAGGAGGCGAGCCGCAAGCTTGGTTATTCCGCCAGCCATACGATGCGGCTGGCGCAGAGCCTGTATGAGGCAGGCGCCATCACCTATATGCGGACGGACGGCGTGCAGATGGATGGCAGCGCGATTTCCGCCTGCCGTGCAGCTGTAAGCGAGCGATATTCGGGGCATTACCTGCCGGAAAAACCGCGGTTCTATGCCACCAAGGCAAAAAACGCGCAGGAAGCGCATGAGGCGATCCGCCCGACCAATTTTAAGCGCGACAAAGTGGCGTCGGGGGATGAGGCCAAGCTGTATTCGCTGATCTTCAAACGCGCCATGGCCAGCCAGATGGCGACCGCCAATCTGGAACGCACCACTGTCACTCTGCGCGACGGCACCGGCCAGACCGAACTGCGCGCGACCGGGCAAGTCGTGAAATTCCCCGGCTTTCTGGCAGTGTATGAAGAAGGCCGCGACGACAGCAAGTCGGATGACGATAACCTTTTGCCAGCCATGTCCAAGGGCGGCAGCCCAGCCAAGAAGGCGGTCGAGGCTAACCAGCATTTTACCCAGCCGCCCCCGCGCTTCTCCGAAGCCAGTCTGGTCAAACGGCTGGAGGAGCTGGGCATTGGGCGGCCATCGACGTACGCCTCCACCATCCAGACCCTGCGCGATCGCGATTATGTGCGGATGGAGAAGAACCGTTTCTTTGCCGAGGAATCGGGCCGCCTGCTGACGGCATTTCTGGAGCGGTTCTTCCCCACCTACGTCGCGTTTGATTTCACTGCCGGCATGGAAGACCAGCTCGACGATGTGTCGGGCGGACGGGCCGAATACAAGAAACTGCTCGAAGCGTTCTGGAAGGATTTCAAACCCACAACCGACGAGGTGATGGAGCAGCTTCCCTCCGAAGTGGCCGAGGCATTGGACGAATTCCTGTCCGACTACCTGTTTCCGGCTCGAGCCGACGGCAAGCCTGCGCGCTTCTGTCCGCTGTGTGAAAAGGAGGGTCGCGAAAACGGTCGGCTGGCTTTGCGCGGCGGCAAGTATGGCGCGTTCGTGGCCTGCGCCAATTATCCGGAATGCAAGTTCACCCGGCGCTTTGCCCAGCCGGGCGCCGATGGCGACGAGGGCACGCAAGACGAGATCATGGGCAAGGATCCTGTCACGGGCCTGCCTGTCGAACGCAAGACCGGCCGCTTCGGGCCGTATGTCCAATTGGGCGAGGGCAAGGAAGCCAAGCGCGCATCCATTCCCAAGGATCTGGACGATTTCGATCTTGAATGGGCGTTGAAGCTTCTCGAACTGCCGCGTATTGTTGGCGAGCATCCGGAAACCGGCAAGGAAATCGAAGCGGCCATCGGGCGTTACGGCCCATATCTGCGGCACGACGGAAAATACGCTAAGCTTACCAGCACGCGCGATGTCTTCGAAACGGGCATGAATGCAGCGGTCACGTTGCTGGCAGAAGCTGCCAACCGGAAAGGCGGGGGCCGGCAAAAGGCCGAACCGATCAAGACGTTCAAGGAACATCCGACCAGCGGCGGCGAAATGAAAGTACTGCCGGGCCGGTATGGCCCTTACGTTACTGACGGAACCAATAACGCGACCATCCCCAAGGACATGAAGCCTGAAGATGTGACTGAGGCGCAGGCAATCCAGCTGATCGACGACCGTATTGCCAAGGGTCCGCCCAAGAAAAAGGCGCGCAAAAAGGCGGCTCCCAAAAAGAAGCCTGCGCCAAAGAAAAAAGCGGCGGGCACAAAAACAGCGACAAAGAAGGCTGCGGCCAAAAAGCCAGCTGCCAAGAAGGCACCGGCGAAAAAGCCGGCCGCGGCATCGGCTGCAGACTGA
- the era gene encoding GTPase Era, with amino-acid sequence MTAEPKSASKPSEPTATRCGVVAVIGAPNAGKSTLVNQLVGQKVAITSAKAQTTRARLLGIALHEQTQMILVDTPGIFEPKRKLDRAMVTAAWDGTQSADAVLLMVDPIKQRRHELIPLIEALSKRPERKILVLNKVDKAVKEPLLMLAEELTAGTDFSEVFFISALTGDGVPQMKAALAEMMPKGPWHYPEDQVSDASERLLATEITREQLYQQLHDELPYDSAVRPESYTQRPDGSVEIRQQIVIGRESQKHIVLGKGGRMIKSIGEAARKELSEILGVKVHLFLHVKVSENWAEDKEVFEEMGLDWGR; translated from the coding sequence ATGACCGCGGAACCGAAATCGGCATCGAAGCCATCCGAACCAACCGCTACCCGATGCGGCGTCGTCGCCGTTATCGGGGCGCCCAACGCTGGCAAATCTACACTGGTCAACCAGCTGGTCGGACAGAAAGTCGCCATCACCAGCGCTAAGGCACAGACCACCCGTGCCCGGCTGCTGGGCATCGCGTTGCACGAACAGACGCAAATGATTCTGGTCGATACACCCGGCATATTCGAACCCAAGCGCAAGCTGGACCGTGCGATGGTCACTGCTGCATGGGATGGCACCCAATCGGCCGACGCCGTGCTGCTGATGGTCGACCCAATCAAGCAGCGCCGGCACGAATTGATCCCGCTGATCGAGGCGCTTTCCAAACGTCCCGAACGCAAGATCCTGGTGCTGAACAAAGTCGATAAGGCGGTGAAGGAACCACTGCTGATGCTGGCGGAGGAACTGACGGCGGGGACCGATTTTTCCGAAGTGTTCTTTATCTCAGCCCTGACCGGTGATGGTGTGCCGCAGATGAAGGCTGCGCTGGCTGAAATGATGCCGAAGGGGCCGTGGCACTATCCCGAGGATCAAGTGTCCGACGCCAGCGAACGCCTGCTCGCAACTGAAATCACGCGCGAGCAGCTTTACCAGCAATTGCATGACGAACTGCCCTATGACAGCGCGGTCCGGCCGGAAAGCTACACCCAGCGCCCCGATGGCAGCGTGGAGATCCGCCAGCAGATCGTGATCGGGCGCGAGAGCCAGAAGCACATCGTGCTCGGTAAGGGCGGGCGCATGATCAAATCCATCGGCGAAGCTGCACGTAAGGAACTAAGCGAAATTCTCGGGGTAAAAGTGCACCTGTTCCTGCACGTCAAGGTCAGCGAAAACTGGGCCGAGGACAAAGAAGTGTTCGAGGAAATGGGGCTCGACTGGGGCCGATGA